The DNA region ATGACCATGCTAAGTTGGTTATCTTCGGAAAGAACGCCATGCCGAAATTTGGCGACCAATTGACCGATGCAGAAATTGCTGCGGTAGTGACCTATGAGCGTAACGCTTGGGGTAATGACACCGGCGAGACGGTGCAACCAGGTCGAATTTCAGAACTAAAAGCCGGAAACTAAGGAGACTGAATCATGGCACACGATCATCATCCAACCGGCATTTCGCGCTGGTTATTTACCACAAACCATAAAGACATAGGAACCATGTATTTATGGTTCTCTTTTACCATGTTCTTAATCGGTGGTTTGATGGCTCTAGGCATACGCCTTGAGTTATTCCAACCTGGATTGCAATTTTGGGATCCTAACTTTTTTAATACACTCACCACCATGCACGGTTTAATCATGGTGTTTGGTGCGGTTATGCCAGCCTTTGTTGGTTTAGCTAACTGGTTAATACCCATGCAAATTGGTGCGCCAGATATGGCCTTACCACGAATGAATAACTGGAGTTTTTGGATATTACCGTTCGCTTTCGGACTGTTATTGAGCTCGCTGTTTATGGAAGGCGGTGCACCGAACTTTGGTTGGACATTTTATGCGCCTTTATCAACGACCTATGGACCTCCAAGCACTGACTTCTTCATCTTTGGTGTTCACTTAATGGGTATTTCATCCATTATGGGTGCCATCAACGTTATCGTGACCGTTTTTAATATGCGCGCGCCTGGCATGACGTTAATGAAAATGCCAATGTTTGTTTGGACTTGGGTAATCACAGCGTTCTTGTTAATTATGGTTATGCCAGTATTAGCGGGTGCCGTGACCATGATGCTGACTGACCGTCATTTTGGCACCTCGTTCTTTGATGCAGCGGGTGGTGGTGATCCGGTTATGTTCCAGCATATTTTCTGGTTCTTTGGTCACCCAGAAGTGTACATCATGATATTGCCTGCCTTTGGTATTGCTTCACACATTATTCCGACCTTTAGTCGCAAGCCTTTGTTTGGATATGCCTCGATGGTTTATGCAACCGCATCGATTGCTTTCTTATCTTTCGTGGTTTGGGCTCACCATATGTTTACCGTTGGTATGCCGGTCGCGGGTGAACTCTACTTTATGATCGCAACCATGATCATTGCGGTACCGACTGGCGTTAAGATCTTTAACTGGGTCGCGACCATGTGGAAAGGCTCGATTACTTTTGAAACGCCGATGTTGTTTGCTCTGGCTTTCGTTGTACTCTTCACCTTAGGTGGTGTTTCGGGTGTGATGTTAGCAATGACGCCAGTGGATAAACAGTATCACGACACCTACTTTGTGGTGGCTCACTTCCATTATGTTCTTTTCCCAGGTGCGATTTTCGGAACCATTGCTGCGGTTTACTACTGGCTGCCGAAATGGACCGGGAATATGTATAACGAGACCTTAGGAAAAATTCATTTCTGGTTCTCTATCATTGCGGTCAACTTAACCTTCTTCCCGATGCACTTCTCCGGTCTTGCCGGAATGCAACGTCGTGTTCCCGATTACAACATGATGTTTGAAGGCTTTAATCAGTTGTCGTCGATCGGTGCCTTTATGCTTGGTTTCGGTCAGTTGTTGTTCTTATACGTTGTGGTGAATTGTATTCGCGGCGGTAAAGGCAAAGCGACTGGCAATGTGTGGGAAGGCGCAGAAGGATTAGAGTTTACTCACTTACCTTCGCCAGCACCTTACCATTCATTTGAGCAAGCGCCAGAAGTGAAGTAATCAAGATAACCTCAAGGCTTTGGTCTTGGGGTTAGTTTGGTGGATGAAGCTATGAGTCAACGTCACAATAAAATGCTTTTAAAGACCGTGGGGATCGTCGCGTTAATGACGGCGTTCACCTTTGCGATGGTTCCGCTTTACAACGTGTTTTGTGAAATCACGGGAATTAATGGCAAGGTCTTAGTCAGCAAAGAATTGTATGAAACGGTAGAAGTGGATCCGTCGCGAACGGTTACCGTTGAATTGGTTACGACGATCAGTCGTGGTATGCCTTGGCAGTTCAAAACCATGACCCGACGCATGGAAGTTCATCCCGGAGAATTAAACGAAGTAATGTTCTACGCTAAAAATATTTCTAGTGAGACCATTACCGGCCAAGCGGTTCCCAGTGTCGCACCCAGTCAGGCATCTTTTTATGTTAGCAAGACAGAATGTTTTTGTTTTGATCAACAAACCCTGACGGCGGGTCAAGAAATCGATATGCCTATGAAGTTTTATATCGATCCTGACCTCCCTGACAGTGTGCACACGGTAACCATGTCGTATGTTTTGTTTAATGCAACGTCCAAAGACTCTGGCGCAGTCGCTGCAAACTAGAGTCTTCAGGGAGAAAAATAATGACAGAAAAAACAACCAAGTATTACGTTCCAGAGCAAAGCACGTTGCCGTTTATTGGATCAATCGGCCTGTTCTTCACGGTGTTTGGAGCAGGGAACATGATTCATCAAACAACGGATAAGTATGCCGCTGAAGGAACCTGGGGCATGTATGTAATGTTCGCGGGGATTGCCGTGCTCATTTACATGATGTGGAGCTGGTGGCGTTCTACCATCCGTGAATCAATGGGTGGGCTATACAGTCACCAGATGGACCGGTCATTCCGGTACGGCATGTTGTGGTTTATTACCTCTGAAGTCATGTTCTTTGCCGCTTTCTTTGGCGCCCTTTGGTACGCACGCGTACTCATTGTGCCTTGGCTAGGTGGTGAAGGTAACAACGCGATGACGCATGCATTGTTATACCCAGAGTTTCTAGCGGTGTGGCCGTTAACCACGACACCTGACGGTGAAACCACCCAGGCTATGGGTGCGTGGGGATTACCAGCGATTAATACCGCGATCTTATTGACCAGTTCGTGGACCTTGACCATAGCGCATCATGCTTTGATCGAAAAGAATCGCCCAACGTTGATTTTATTCACTTGGATTACTGCACTTCTCGGCGTTATCTTCTTGGGCTTGCAAGCCTACGAGTACTATCATGCGTATACCGATTTAGGTCTAACGCTGGGTTCGGGGATCTACGGTAGCACCTTCTTTATGCTCACCGGATTTCACGGGTTGCATGTGACTATCGGAACGATTTTCTTGATTATCTTATCGGTGCGATGCTCAAAAGGGCACTTCACACCCGATAATCACTTTGCCTATGAAGCAGGTGCTTGGTATTGGCATTTTGTTGACGTAGTTTGGTTATTCTTATTTGTGTTTGTTTACGCACTTTAAGAACTAACAAAAAAAGCCGGGTTTGTTGCCCGGCTTTTTTAAACACTCAATGAAGATTTATTCTGGCTTCACTTGTGGCATTGAATGAAATTCAACGATTCCAAAGTGGTTTAGCAACAAGAGCAAAATAAACAGGCCAATGGATAAACCAATGCGCCAACTCAACGAGTTAACCACTCTTTTGTTACCACGCTCTTGATCTTTCACTAAAAAGAATAAGCCACGGAACAAGTTAAACACGATAGCTAATAGCAGTATGACGACAATGATTTTTCCAAGCATAATAATTTCTTAACGGGTTACCGAGTCAGTTATTATACGAGCAGTTCCATGATAAAACACCCGTTACGCCATCAAATTAAATTTTCCTTTTTGAAACATCAATTTAGCGCCTATTCATGGTTGATATTGATTTTTCTGTTGGTACTTTATGGGTTATTAAAGCTCGGACTTTGGCAACTTGATCGACAACAAGAAAAAGCTAAGCTATTGCAATCAATTGAAGACATCCAGTCCAGTCAACCGCTCAATTTGAGCGTGACTTATCAAGAGGTTAAAGACTATCAGCCCGTTTACTTTGAAGGAAAAGCGTTAAATTCGCCGACGGTTTTGATTGCCAATGAACCCTTAGATGGGCGAGATGGTTATCATGTTTTAAATTTGCTTCAACTCGATTCTGGTGTTGAAGTTTGGGTGAACCGCGGGTGGATTGCGGCATTACCTGACCGTCGAAACCTGCCCGTGTTACCCGAGCTGAATGAACGGTGGAGCGGAACCGGCGAAGTGTATTTTAGCAAAGGTAAACCGATTCTTTACGATCATGCTTTAGAGCAGAGAAATGAGCGTATCTGGGTGTTGCAAGGGCGAGATTTTTCGCTGTTAAAAGACATTGCTAACTCTGGTCAGAGTACCCGATTGCCTTTTATAATCCGAATATCAGAAAACACCGATAATGGCTTGCAACAGCGCTGGCAGTACGTCAGTATGTCGCCCAGCAAACATTTAGCTTATGCCATTCAATGGTTTGGTTTGGCACTCGCTCTAACGGTGATTGTACTAATTATTTCAATAACAAAAAAAGAGTCCTAAACAATGGATTTTAATGAAGACACTAAACAAACTCCGCAAGTCAATCAGAGCAAAAACCGTTTAACGTTAATTGCTTTAGCGGTGGTTTTTGTTGCTCCGGTTTTAACTGCGTATCTTGCGTATTTTGGAGGTTGGTTTCAAGGTGGCAGCAAAAGTCATGGAGAAATTATTGATCCGCCTTGGCACATCGATGATTTGCAAATAACCCATCGTAGTTTTGGCGATTGGGTGAGCAGTCCCTATATGGGAAAGTGGAATTGGTTGTTGGTGATTAATGACTCTAAGTGCGATGAAAAATGTCAGATTAACTGGTTTTTATTACAACAAACGCATTTAGGGTTGGCTAAAAACACCGACAAAAATAATTTTCTCTTGGTGTTAAATAATAACCCAATTGATCTAGCCGGTGATTGGCAGAAAGTTGATTTCATGCAAGCGGACATTCAACAAAATTCTATTCAAGTTGCTTCGCAGCGAGAAGGCTATTCAACAAGTCCATTAGCTGCTAATCATATTTATTTGGTCGATCCCTTGGGCAATATTTTCATGCGCTACCCATTGATTGATTCTAAACAAGAAGCGCCTTTGAAAAGCAAAGATTTACGCAGTGATTTATCGCGTGTTTTAAGATTTTTAGATGTAAGTAAAAAACAATGATTAAACGAACACAAAAGAAACTCGCATTATTCTCGGTATTTTTTATTATCGTCGTTATTGGCTTAGGAGCATTCACTCGTTTAGCCGATGCAGGGTTGGGATGTCCAGATTGGCCCGGCTGTTATGGTTTTGTTGGTATTCCGTTAAAAGAAGCAACCATTGCTAAAGCGAATGCGGCATTTCCACATCAGCCTTACGAGTTGCACAAGGCTTGGCCCGAGATGGTGCATCGTTATTTTGCTGGCACCTTAGGATTGCTCATTTTAGCGTTATTTATTATTGCCATACGTCGTCGCAACGACTCAGATGCAGCATTAAAGCTGTCGGCTGTTTTGTTAAGCGTCGTTACGTTTCAAGCAGCATTGGGAGCGTGGACCGTGACAGAAAAGCTTCATCCGGTTGTGGTGATGGGGCATTTACTCGGCGGATTTACCACGTTTTCACTGCTAATTATTTTGACGCTCAGGTTGTATCAACCCAAACAAGATTTCAGTATAGCCGCGCTTCCTCCGCCTAAGACGCTCGTATCAATCGCAATGGTTATTGTTATATTTCAAATAGCCTTGGGTGGATGGACAAGTGCTCATTACGCCGCACTTGCGTGCACCGATTTACCCGTATGTTTTGATGGTTGGTATGGCTACTCTGATTTTATTGAAGGTTTTAAACTTTGGGGGCATGAAGCCGAAAGCTATCAATATGGCGTAATAACCAACGAAGCACGCGTAGCGGTTCACGCCACTCATCGCATTGGTGCTATGGTTGTTTGTGTTGTGATGCTGGTTTTATTTTGGCAATTATGGCGTCGCCGCGAGTCGCAAAGTTATCGCCGCTTTTTAACGTTACTAGCCGTTATTTTAGTCGCTCAAATTTCTTTAGGTGTTATCAATGTGACTATGGGTTTGCCATTGTTTAACGCCGTTGCACATAACCTTGTTGGTAGTTTTTTACTGGTGACTTTAATTGGCTTTCGTACACTGTTATGGCTTGATAGTCGAAAAAAGACGGAGGTTAGTTAATGACCTCTTCTGTCATCAAACCAAGTTGGAAAGATTACTTAGAGCTGTGTAAACCAAAAGTTGTTGCATTAATTTTGCTGACTGCGGTGGTTGGAATGTTTTTGGCAGTACCAGGTATGGTTCCTGTCGATATTTTAATTTTAGGCACACTCGGTATCGGAATGGCTTCTGGAGCAGCGGCGGTGGTTAATCATGTCGTTGATGCTCAAATTGATGCCAAAATGGCACGTACTTTGAAACGACCAGTGGCCACTGGCGTCATCGATCCGAAAAAAGCGCTATTGTTTGGTGCGATAATGGCTTGCTTATCCATGGCAATTTTAGCCTTATGGGTAAATGCGCTTACCGCGGTGCTGACTTTTTTTGGGTTGGTAGGCTATGCATTTGTTTATACCATGTATCTCAAACGAGCAACGCCACAGAATATCGTTGTTGGTGGATTATCGGGTGCCATTCCGCCGTTACTCGGTTGGGTAGCGGTGACCGGCTCGAATGGCAAAATTCCCGCCGAAGCTTTGCTTTTAGTCTTGATTATTTTCGTTTGGACACCACCGCATTTTTGGGCATTAGCCATTCATCGAAAAGATGATTATGCTAAAGCCGACATTCCAATGTTACCCGTCACTCATGGGATCGAGTTTACTAAGACAAACATTATTTTTTATACCATTCTATTATTACTCGCGACAATTCTGCCGTTTTTAATTGGTATGTTTGACTTAATCTATTTACTGGGCTCCACTGTGTTAGGTCTCATATTTTTAGTGTACGCATTGCGAATGAAATACGCCGATAAACCAGGCCTAGCCATGGAGACTTTTGGCTTTTCGGT from Pleionea litopenaei includes:
- a CDS encoding cytochrome c oxidase assembly protein, yielding MSQRHNKMLLKTVGIVALMTAFTFAMVPLYNVFCEITGINGKVLVSKELYETVEVDPSRTVTVELVTTISRGMPWQFKTMTRRMEVHPGELNEVMFYAKNISSETITGQAVPSVAPSQASFYVSKTECFCFDQQTLTAGQEIDMPMKFYIDPDLPDSVHTVTMSYVLFNATSKDSGAVAAN
- a CDS encoding cytochrome c oxidase subunit 3 — its product is MTEKTTKYYVPEQSTLPFIGSIGLFFTVFGAGNMIHQTTDKYAAEGTWGMYVMFAGIAVLIYMMWSWWRSTIRESMGGLYSHQMDRSFRYGMLWFITSEVMFFAAFFGALWYARVLIVPWLGGEGNNAMTHALLYPEFLAVWPLTTTPDGETTQAMGAWGLPAINTAILLTSSWTLTIAHHALIEKNRPTLILFTWITALLGVIFLGLQAYEYYHAYTDLGLTLGSGIYGSTFFMLTGFHGLHVTIGTIFLIILSVRCSKGHFTPDNHFAYEAGAWYWHFVDVVWLFLFVFVYAL
- a CDS encoding COX15/CtaA family protein, with the protein product MIKRTQKKLALFSVFFIIVVIGLGAFTRLADAGLGCPDWPGCYGFVGIPLKEATIAKANAAFPHQPYELHKAWPEMVHRYFAGTLGLLILALFIIAIRRRNDSDAALKLSAVLLSVVTFQAALGAWTVTEKLHPVVVMGHLLGGFTTFSLLIILTLRLYQPKQDFSIAALPPPKTLVSIAMVIVIFQIALGGWTSAHYAALACTDLPVCFDGWYGYSDFIEGFKLWGHEAESYQYGVITNEARVAVHATHRIGAMVVCVVMLVLFWQLWRRRESQSYRRFLTLLAVILVAQISLGVINVTMGLPLFNAVAHNLVGSFLLVTLIGFRTLLWLDSRKKTEVS
- the cyoE gene encoding heme o synthase, producing MTSSVIKPSWKDYLELCKPKVVALILLTAVVGMFLAVPGMVPVDILILGTLGIGMASGAAAVVNHVVDAQIDAKMARTLKRPVATGVIDPKKALLFGAIMACLSMAILALWVNALTAVLTFFGLVGYAFVYTMYLKRATPQNIVVGGLSGAIPPLLGWVAVTGSNGKIPAEALLLVLIIFVWTPPHFWALAIHRKDDYAKADIPMLPVTHGIEFTKTNIIFYTILLLLATILPFLIGMFDLIYLLGSTVLGLIFLVYALRMKYADKPGLAMETFGFSVVYLMLLFIVMLVDHYIPISLMSF
- a CDS encoding twin transmembrane helix small protein, producing the protein MLGKIIVVILLLAIVFNLFRGLFFLVKDQERGNKRVVNSLSWRIGLSIGLFILLLLLNHFGIVEFHSMPQVKPE
- a CDS encoding SURF1 family protein, coding for MIKHPLRHQIKFSFLKHQFSAYSWLILIFLLVLYGLLKLGLWQLDRQQEKAKLLQSIEDIQSSQPLNLSVTYQEVKDYQPVYFEGKALNSPTVLIANEPLDGRDGYHVLNLLQLDSGVEVWVNRGWIAALPDRRNLPVLPELNERWSGTGEVYFSKGKPILYDHALEQRNERIWVLQGRDFSLLKDIANSGQSTRLPFIIRISENTDNGLQQRWQYVSMSPSKHLAYAIQWFGLALALTVIVLIISITKKES
- the ctaD gene encoding cytochrome c oxidase subunit I; its protein translation is MAHDHHPTGISRWLFTTNHKDIGTMYLWFSFTMFLIGGLMALGIRLELFQPGLQFWDPNFFNTLTTMHGLIMVFGAVMPAFVGLANWLIPMQIGAPDMALPRMNNWSFWILPFAFGLLLSSLFMEGGAPNFGWTFYAPLSTTYGPPSTDFFIFGVHLMGISSIMGAINVIVTVFNMRAPGMTLMKMPMFVWTWVITAFLLIMVMPVLAGAVTMMLTDRHFGTSFFDAAGGGDPVMFQHIFWFFGHPEVYIMILPAFGIASHIIPTFSRKPLFGYASMVYATASIAFLSFVVWAHHMFTVGMPVAGELYFMIATMIIAVPTGVKIFNWVATMWKGSITFETPMLFALAFVVLFTLGGVSGVMLAMTPVDKQYHDTYFVVAHFHYVLFPGAIFGTIAAVYYWLPKWTGNMYNETLGKIHFWFSIIAVNLTFFPMHFSGLAGMQRRVPDYNMMFEGFNQLSSIGAFMLGFGQLLFLYVVVNCIRGGKGKATGNVWEGAEGLEFTHLPSPAPYHSFEQAPEVK